One genomic window of Streptomyces sp. NBC_01498 includes the following:
- a CDS encoding very short patch repair endonuclease, with translation MNTAKPSSAAVSARMSRQARRDTKPEVAVRKLLHASGHRYRVNARVPDMPRRSVDIMFTRAKVAVFLDGCFWHGCPVHATQPKANAEWWREKLDKNIARDKETSGHLEAAGWTVLRFWEHERPEEIASQVAANLAHIKSERARRTEDGNP, from the coding sequence ATGAACACAGCGAAGCCCTCATCCGCCGCTGTCTCGGCCCGGATGAGCCGACAGGCGCGCCGCGACACCAAGCCCGAGGTGGCTGTTCGTAAGCTGCTCCACGCCTCGGGTCACCGCTACCGGGTCAACGCTCGCGTTCCCGACATGCCTCGACGGTCCGTGGACATCATGTTCACCAGGGCCAAGGTCGCAGTCTTCCTCGACGGCTGCTTCTGGCACGGCTGTCCCGTGCACGCGACTCAGCCGAAAGCGAATGCCGAGTGGTGGCGCGAGAAGCTCGACAAGAACATCGCCAGGGACAAGGAGACTTCGGGGCATCTGGAGGCGGCGGGCTGGACGGTCCTGCGGTTCTGGGAGCACGAGAGACCGGAAGAGATCGCGTCGCAGGTCGCGGCGAACCTGGCCCACATCAAGTCCGAGAGAGCCCGACGAACCGAGGACGGAAACCCGTGA